Sequence from the [Bacteroides] pectinophilus genome:
ACGCTTCATCTGCTCAATATCTATCATTACATACTGCTCTTCATTAGAGAAATTATGGTATTCCATGCTGATGCCCTTAGTCTCAAGCTCCAGTCCTATCTCCTCACAGCAGTCTTCCATATAATGATTAATATCTATCTTAGTAAATGTATACGGAACCCTGTTCATATCAATTCTTGAATACATCGTAAGCTCGTCAATAAGCTTGTCCATATCAGAAGCTCTGTTATATATGGTCTTAAGGTACTTCTCCCTCTTCTCCGGTGTGTCTGCCACACCATCAAGCAGCCCCTCGACATATCCCTTGATTGCTGTAAGAGGTGTCTTAAGGTCATGGGAAATATTCCTTATGAGCTCCTTTTCCTCTGATTCTGCCTTAATCTTCTCCTCGGCATTATTCTTAAGGATAATTCTCATCTCCTCAAAGTCCTTGGTAAGTGACGCAATCTCATCACCACTGTACTCTACCGGCAGTTCAAAGTCCAGATTGCCCGCCTGAATATTCTGCGCCGCAAGCTTAAGACGCATGATAGGCTTAACTATAGAGCTGTGCATCCACAAAGTGAGCAGCAGGCTCGTCATAATAAGAATAATTATTACCGCCAGCAGAAGCTCCATAAGCATAAGCTTCATCTGTGGAACAATCTTAACAGTTGCAGTAAGAATAAATGCACTGTAACAATTGCCCGCTTTATCAGTAAAATCATACTGCTTGACAAGACACTGGTACTCATCACCATAATACACATTGTACCCGGAATTATTGTCACCCTCTCCGTAATCAGGGAGCATGTCGTCCGTAAGACTCTGGGATTCTCCAACATCAGAGAATACTATCTCATTATTCTTACGAAGAATAAAATTAGAAAATCTGGCTTCAACATTGGCAGATAACTCCTGCAGATACTTCTGGTCATTGAATCTCTCCGGATTCTCCGTTGCCTCTCTGCGTATCTCATCATATATTGAATTGGTAATTCTGCTTAACATAGATGCCGGAGCAAGATTACTGCCCCATTCCACGCCCTCAACCTCATAGTTTGTCTGCATGCCCTTATTCTGGATTACCAT
This genomic interval carries:
- a CDS encoding HAMP domain-containing histidine kinase; translation: MKLNTKLKVSFVVMFLLPIVLCSIVITGIMVIQNKGMQTNYEVEGVEWGSNLAPASMLSRITNSIYDEIRREATENPERFNDQKYLQELSANVEARFSNFILRKNNEIVFSDVGESQSLTDDMLPDYGEGDNNSGYNVYYGDEYQCLVKQYDFTDKAGNCYSAFILTATVKIVPQMKLMLMELLLAVIIILIMTSLLLTLWMHSSIVKPIMRLKLAAQNIQAGNLDFELPVEYSGDEIASLTKDFEEMRIILKNNAEEKIKAESEEKELIRNISHDLKTPLTAIKGYVEGLLDGVADTPEKREKYLKTIYNRASDMDKLIDELTMYSRIDMNRVPYTFTKIDINHYMEDCCEEIGLELETKGISMEYHNFSNEEQYVMIDIEQMKRVINNIISNSVKYMSDRKGMIRIELFNDGDYALIRIEDNGKGISPEDLKHVFERFFRADSSRNSKQGGSGIGLAIVKKVIEEHGGMIWAESKEGIGTVMNIRLKKVIKDNNESEGESQNE